Below is a window of Brachyspira hampsonii DNA.
AAATGCTTACGCAGAAAAAATTTTGGGGCGGGTGGGCGGGGTTTAGTATTGATGCTTGCGATGAAAAGATTATTTAGTTTTTTTATGAATAGGTCTATTATCTAAACAAAATTTAATAAACTCATGCATATTTGAAATATTTTTTACTTTTAGTAGTTTCTTATAAAATTCTTCTTGTTTATATTTATTTTGCATCCATTTAGTCATTAATTTTCTATATCCTCTTTTTATTTATTTACTCGTATTTTTTCTAATATCAATTAATTTTGCCTTATAAAAAACATCTTCTAATTTTTTGTCATTATATATTGGTACAATATATTTTCTTAAGTTTGTATCTTTAAACATACTTTTATTTATAAATTCAGATTTCTGATCAGGAGTACAATCATCAGTATCCATTATTATAAAAATTTTAAAACTACTAATAATTTCATCATTTTTATAATCAATTATATCACCATATTCTTTTATAAAATCATCATAATTATTTAATTTATGTTTATCTAATTCATCATATAAACTAGTTATTTGTATGGATGTACTCCCATTATCCCTAGAAATAATTTTCATGTTTAATTTAAGTTCAGCTTTAATTACATCACAAATATCTTTTTCTGACTTACCATGGCATATCACTATTACTTTAAGATAATCTTTACTATATGTGTAATTCATAACAAATAATTTATTCCTATTTTTTTAATATATCTTCAAAATCTATTCCTGAAGTTATTGGAATGCCATTATATATTCCATTTAAATATCTTTTTCTAAAATTTATATTTGGATGTTCATTTTCATAAGATTTTATTGGTACTAATATTTTATTACCTATACTGTCAATATTAAATACATATATAGAATCTTTATCTATATTAGATTCTAAAATAGTTGTATTATGAGTTGTAATAAAAAATTGCCCATTTATGTTATTAAATAATGAAACTAATATTTCTGAAGTTAATAAATCATGAATTCCGCTATCTAGTTCATCTACAGCTACTACTCGTGGTTTTTGTTCATCTAAAGAAGTTAATAAAAATGGGAGTAATTTTAATAATTTTTGTGTTCCATTCGATTCTAAATCAAAATTTACATCTATCATTTTTCCATATACTCTTTTTTTAAAAAATAAATTATATAATATTCTATCTTCCTTAATCTTTTTCTTATAGAATACTTTTTTAACATCACTATAAATAGAAGTAAAAAAATCATTCAATATTTCTTCAGTAAATTTTAGTTTATGTTCATCATTTTTCTTTATAATTCCTTTATCCATATTGATAATTACATCTTTTAATGATGATATTTTTCCTATCTTTATACTCTTATTTTTTTCAAGATGAATTGACATAGATAAGAAATATTCTATAACATCAAAAATATTTTTTTTTATGTTATCATCTATATATTGTTTTGTCTTATCATTTCTTTCAAATAATAATATTGATAAAAATGAATGTTTACCCCAAAATTTATCAATTAGATCTTTTATTTCATTATAATATTTTTCTTTAAATAAAGATTTATTAATATATTTCTTTTTACTATCTATTTCAAAATAAATTGTTTTATTTTTAGTTAATGTATATTCTAATTTTTCTTTTACTATATTTTTATTATCTGTTTCTATATAATATACCCCATTTTTATCTTTGTTTGACTCTTTATCTTTCAATATAAATCCAAATTCTAAAACCATATTACCATTTGAACCAATTGTTTTTGAATCATTAATAATATAATCTGTACTTTTGAATATATCTTTTATAATATCTAAATTATTTTTATTATCTAAATTTTCATTTATAAGTTTATTAATTTTATCATAATGTATTTTAGTGTTTAATGTTTCAAATAAAGTAAAAAATGCATTTATAAAATTAGTTTTGCCAGCTCCATTTTCTCCGTAAATGATAATCATTTTTTTGGGATTATTTTTTGATGATGTTAAATCTACTTCAAAATCTACTAATGATTTATAATTTTTAAGTTTTACATAAGTAAACATTTTATTTTAGCCTTTATTTTATCGGTTTTTATGACATTTTATCATAAATTTAGTAAAAATCAAGATAAAATAAAATTACTCTTTACAATAACACATTTTATATTATAATGTATTATCGTTTTTATTTATTTCAAATAATAAAAAACTATTAAAAACTATTATTAGGAGTTGCTGTAATGATTAAAAGAGCATTGATATCCGTATTTTATAAAGACGGAATATTAGAGTTCGCTAAGTTTTTAGCTTCAAAAAATGTGGAAATAGTTTCTACAGGAGGAACTTATAAATATTTAAAAGAGAATGGTATAAATGTTATAGAGGTTGCTGAAGTTACAGGTGCTAAAGAAATGCTTGACGGAAGGGTAAAAACTTTAGACCCTAAAATACATGGAGCAATACTTGCTATAAGAGATAATCCTACTCATATGGAAACTATTAAAGAGAGAGGAATAACTCCTATTGATATGGTGATAGTTAATCTTTATCCTTTCTTTGAAAAGGTACAAGATGACAGTTTGAAGTTTGAAGAGAAAATAGAGTTTATAGATATAGGCGGACCTACAATGCTTCGTTCTGCTGCTAAATCTTTCAAAGATGTTGTGGTTATAAGTGATGTCAAAGATTATGATTTAGTTAAAAATGAAATGGAAAAAGGGGAAGTGAGTTTTGAGACTAAGAAATATTTAGCTTCTAAAGTATTTAATTTAACTTCTGCTTATGATGCAGCAGTGTCAGAGTTTATGTTTAATTCACTAGAAAGTAAAGAAGATAAAAAACTTAATTATCTAAATATGTCTTATAGATTAGAGGAGAAATTAAGATACGGAGAGAATCCTCATCAGGGAGCAAGCTACTATGTATCAACCACAGATAAAGGCTCTATGAAAGATTTTGAACAGTTAAACGGAAAAGAGCTTTCATTTAATAATATTAGAGACATGGATATAGCTTTAAAAATAGTATTAGAGTTCGATGAGGCTAAAAATGAATATGCTTGTTCAGCAATAAAACACTCTACGCCTTGCGGTGCTGCTTTGGGTTCTAATGTACTTGAGGCTTATACTAGAACTTATAACTGCGATCCTACTTCTATATTCGGAGGTATTGTTGCTTTTAACAGTACAGTAGATGAGGATACAGCTAAAGAACTTATAAAAATATTTTTAGAAATTGTTATTGCTAAAGACTTTACTCCTGAAGCTTTGGAAGTATTAAAAAGCAAAAAGAATTTAAGAGTTATAAAATATAAAACTAATACAAGCGATAAAATCAATCTTGTTAAAGTAGATGGAGGATTACTTGTTCAAGATGAGGACAGTGTTTTAGTTGAAGATTATAAAGTTGTAACTGATAAAAAACCTACTGAAGAAGAGATGAAAAATTTAATATTTGGAATGAAGGTTGTAAAATATGCTAAATCAAATGCTATAGTGGTAATAAAAGACTTTATGGCCAAAGGTATAGGAAGCGGACAGACTAACAGAATATGGGCTTGCGAAGATGCTTTGGAACGTGCCGGAGATGGAGTTGTAATGGCATCTGATGCATTTTTCCCATTCAGAGATGTTGTAGATGCTTGTGCTAAATATAATATTAAAGCTATAATTCAGCCGGGCGGATCTATGAGAGATCAGGAATCAATAGATGCTTGTAATGAACATGGCATTGCTATGATATTTACCGGTATAAGACATTTTAAACACTAATATATTATTTCTTATAATATTTCAAAGCGAAGTTAATTTTCATTAGCTTCGCTTTTTTATATATTAAAATTTTCAATAAAGGGAAAGATTTTTGACTTAATATTATTTTTTATTATTTTAAATGTGATGAAAGCTGAAAATATCCTGCATTTATAAGATTATTAATATTTGTAAAACCCAATTTATACATACGCATACAGGCTGTACCTGAACGGTTTCCGCTTGCACAGTATACTATATATTCTTTATCTTTATCAAGTTTAGACATTTTTTCATTGAATTTAGAATCATCTAAAGGAATATTAATACTGTTTTTTATATACCCGCTTTGCTGAACTTCCATATAACTTCTAACATCTATTAAGCCTATATTTTTATTATTTTTATAAATGGAAACTGCATCATTTACATTTATATTTTTGAATTTTCCTTTACTTCTTATATTAAAAATAATTTTTCTTATAGTACTTAATATTATAAAAGTTAATATAATCCCTATTATTAAGGTTAAAGCATTATTCATTATATACCCCCTATATGTATAATATTATTATATCATACAGGGAATTAAATTTCAATTAGTTAACTTAATTTATTTAAATAAATTTCACACATTATAAAAATCATCTAAATTATAAGCATCATTCCAAAATCTGTACTCCCAAACAAAGGCTATATCAAAAGCAATTATCATTTTTTCTTTGACATAATCAGAAGCATTATTATATAGCTCATCAATAATTTTAATCATATTTTCTGTTGATTTTGAAAACTCTTCATCAGCATAAGCATCAATCCAGTTTTTGTATGGATTATTTTCTATTTTTGCATTTTCTTTTATGTGTTTTCCTACTTCATTATATATCCAAAAGCATGGAAGTATAGCAGCAGCAGCTGCCTCAAAAGCCTCAGTATGAGTCGTGTTAATTAAAAAACTAGTATAACCAATATTGGCAGTTGTAATTTTATTTGTATTTTTTAATTGAAAAGCGTCTCTGAAATATTTATGTACAATTTCTTCTTCTACTATATAGGCATTCATAGATGATTTTAAAAAAGCAATAGCATAATCTGCATTATTATTTATTTTTGAAGATATTGTTGCTAATACTTTAGAGTAGTATTTTAGATATAGGCTGTCTTGTTCTATGTAATAAGCAAATTTTTCTTTATCTAAAGTACCTTCCATAAGCTCTTTATTAAATGGCATATCAATTATTTTTTTATATAGCCCTTCATTTTTTTTCCAAACTATTTCTGAAAATTTCATCTTATTCTCCTTTTTATTTGAGTATTAATTATTAGATTTTTATGTTTTTATTTTATCAAGTATATTTTCTTACTTTTGCTATTCTTCTATATATGCATAATTAAATTTATATCTGCCCAAAGGCTCATCAATATAATTTTTTAATTTGGGATTAACTACCAAAAAGTCAGTTCTATATATAAAAGGTATAATAGGTACTTCTTCAAAAAGTATAGATTCTGCTTCTTTTAACGCCCCCATTCTCTTCTTTGCATTTGTTGCCGTAATGGCAAAATCTATTAAAGAATCGTATCTTTCATTTGAAAAGCCTCCGTAATTTATATCGCTATCGCTTGTCATAATTTGAAGCATAGTAAGAGGATCATTATAATCACCTGTCCAGCTTGTTCTAGCCATTTGATAATTTCCAGATTCTCTAAAAGGCAGAGTAATTTTTGATTCTTCTGTTCTTACAGCTATTTCTATATTAAGTGCTTCTTTCCACATTTGCTGTACTGCTTCCATAACTGTAGTATAAAATCCTGATGATACTTTTAACTCTAAAATAGGAAAGTTTTCTCCATTTGGGTATCCCGCTTCGGCTAATAATTTTCTTGCTTCTTCAACATTTTTATTATAATTATTAGCTATAATATAATTACTGCTTTCTTCTCTGAATGATTTTTCAAGTCCTTTTACTGCTGGAGGTACGAATGCTTCTGCTGATATTAATTTACCATATCCTATATTTGATACTATATAGTTTCTGTCTATTGCTAGAGATAATGCCTTTCTTACTCTTTTATCAGATAGTGTTTTATCTTTAGTATTTAAGTCTATATAATAAATACCTATAATATCGCTTACTGCCATTAGATTTTCTTTTATAAGATTTTCTATCTCTCCAATAGGGGGAGCATTTATAGAAAAATCAACATCTCCTGTCCTAACAGCATTAAGTGAAATATATTCATCGGCTATCAAAACGAAATTTATTTTTTTAGAAACTTGATTTGTATAATTCCAATAATTAGTATTAATTTCAAAAACTATTTTTTCATCAGGTTTTCTTTCTGTCATTTTATAAGCACCGTTACATATATAAGTATCAGGATTCCAAGTCCAATCATCACCGTATTTTTCTATTATATCCTCTCTTACAGGCATATATACGCCTCCTGATGCTAATAAGTCAGTAAAATATATTGTAGGCTCTTCAAGTTCTATCACTAATGTATTTTCATCTATAGCCGTAACTCCTAGATTTTCTACGCTCTGTTTGCCTCTTATTATGTCTTTAGCATTTTTTATATATTCCATTAAATAGCTTAATGGCGAAGCTGTTTTTGGGTCTGCTGCTCTTCTATAAGAATAAACAAAATCATCAGCTGTTACTTTTTTACCGTCGCTCCATTTTGCATTATCTCTTAAATGAAATGTATATGTTAGTTTATCATCGCTTATATCCCATTTTTCAGCAACGCCTTCTACAATATTGCCATTTATATCTTTATTAAGAAGTCCTTCAAATGCATGATTAATATAAATGTATCCGTAAGTTTCATCATTTAAAGTGGGGTCTATAGTATTAAGTTCATATCCTAGATTTACAGTGATTTCATCTTTAATATTTTTCGTTTGTTTTTTACAAGATATGAAGGATACAAATAGAAATAACAAAATAATAAATTTTTGTATTGAAGTCATAAAAAGCTCCTTGATATATTAAAAAAATAGAGATTTTTATAACACCGTTTGTTTTGTTTTATTGAAATTTTTAGTCTTGCTTGATATTTTTTAATAAAACAAGACCAACTTTAGAAAAGGTCTCATTTTATTAGCCGTATTTGAAAAATTAATAAAAGAGATAATTCCCTACGCTGGCATTACCCAAACAGGTTATAAGGGTCGAAGTCAAACTATTTAAACTTCCTCTCAGCCTTTTCAAGCTCCCCAGTTTTATACCAAAAATGATATAGTATTTTTATTTTTATATCAAGCATTTACTTATAGAATTTTTTAAAAATCATGTTCTTTTAATAGTATTAGTATAAAAATTAAAATATTTTTTAATTGCATAAAATATAAAGAAAATATGATGAGAAAAATAATTAAATGGGTATTAAATGAATAATACCCATTATTAATTAATTTGAGAATAAAAAATTATTTATGGTTCATTTTCAATATGTCAATAAGCTCATTTATTAAATTTTTTTCGCTTATTGCAGTCATTAAATGATCCTGTGCATGTATAAAAAGTAAGTTTATTACAAAACTTTCGCCATTAGCTTCTTTCGATATTAAATCAGTTTGGTATTGATGGGACTGCAGTAATAATTGATCAGCTTCATTCATTTTTTTATCGGATTCTTCAAATTTATTTTCTTTAGCAAGCCTTAAAGCCTCATAAGCTAAACTCTTACTTTCTCCGGCTAATGCTATAATCGGAAATACATTTTCTTCCATAAATGTTTCATAATCTTGTGTCATAAGTAATAAACTCCATAAAATTATTCTATTATAATAAATCTTTTAGCCGGACTTATATAATCGAGCAGAAATAAATATTCATCTTTAATTCTTCCTACTACATTAGTTCTTCCGGTATTTTTTAAATCTTTCAAAGCTATTTGCATTTCTCCGCTATAGCTTCCATATTCTGATGAATCTATTAGTATATCTCCTCTTTTTATATCGGAAACTGCATTAAATATTTTGAAATTATGTCCTCTATATTTTGCTCTTGTATCTGAAGATCTTATAACATCTGCAGAAGCATCTAATCTATTTTGATGAAGCATATTTAATACAATACTTTTTTCCTCTTTTGGAATTGAATTTACTAATTCTGCTTTAAAAGTTATTAATCTTTTATCCATATTATATAATGTTTTTAAAGTATTTTCATTTGCATAACAGTTAGCAATGAAAACACAATCAACGCCAAGAGCAAATAATTCCATAGCTTGAATATCTATAGGCATATTTCTATGTTCTTCTAAAGAGCAAATACCATCGCTTACAGGCCAAGGTCCGAAAGCGGCTTCTTTGGCATTTACAAACGCAGATGAGCTTATAGAATATTTTTTAAAACGTTTCATACTGTTTTTAAAAAGTGTTCTGTCTAGCCCTGTATATGCATGAGGATAAAAATTATAACAGCCTATCAGATTATCTGTATTAGGATAATATTTCATTATATTATCTAGATAATTTGTATCATTGCTCATATTTAATTCTATCTTTAAATCATATTCATTGTATGTCATTAAACTTTCTTCATTGCCTGTAAATCCTAAATCCAATCTTACAGCCCAAGCTCCTAATTTATGGAAGAAGTCAAGATTTTTATAATCTATATCCAGATGTTTAAATACAGCAGGAGATATATCTAAAGTAGTTCTTATTCCTTTTTCTTTGGCATAATTTATAATAGTTGAAAATTCATTAGTTATTTCATCTTTAGATTTATCGACAGAGAGCAGGCACATAAAACATCTTGTAAATCCGTATTTAGATGCCAAATCTATATAAGATTTGTTATCTTCCATTTTTGAGTGAAATGGGTAAATAGATATTCCTAACTCTTTCATTTATATGTTCTCCTATTTTTATCTTTTAGATTTATTCATTATCCGGTAAAGTTTTAGCATAAGCATTGATAAAAGGAGTATATATTAAGTATGACAATAATACTAAACATAAACTCAAAATCATAGCAGGTACACTTAAATTAGTAGATAAGAAAGCACCTAATGGACCAGGAGTTGTCCAAGGCACTAAAGAAACAATTTTTCCTACAATACCTATTTTTAAAACTGTATATGCTATTATGGCATTAATTATAGGTACACAAATGAAGGGTATAAATAGTATAGGGTTCATAACAACAGGAGTACCAAACATAATAGGTTCATTAATATTAAATAACCCAGGTATTACTGATAATCTTCCAATAGATTTAAGATGGGCATTTTTACTTAATGCCATAGCTATTGCTAAACCTAATGTAGCACCTGCTCCTCCTATATATACATAAACATTAAAGAACTCTCCTGCTACTACTTTTGGCAAAGCCTCTCCAGCCTGTAAAGCTGCTTGATTCAAAGCCAAATTTGATAATGTTATTGTAGTGATTACAGCATTAACAACATTAGCACCATGTATTCCAACAAACCATAATATATGTATAACTAAAAGAAGTATTATTACTGATGGTAAACTATCTGATATTGATAATAAAGGAGAAATAATTTTCATTATCAAATTAGGTACAAGTATCATCATATTTTTCTGTATTATTATATTTATTATTTGGAATAATACTCCTACAACAGCTATAGGTATTATTATTTCAAAAGATTTTGCTATTGCCGGCGGTACGGAATCAGGAAGTTTTATAGTCATTTTTTTACTTACCAAGAATCTGTAAATTTCTATTGAAATTATACCGCCTATTATAGCAGAGAATATTCCTTTAGCATCTAAAAATCTTGCATCTAATACATTAATATTGCTTCCTGCTTCTACTAAAAATATTCCTGCAAAATCTTCAGCAACAGATAAAGCATTTACCTTAGCTGCTATAAGGAAAAATGCAAATAAAGATAAGAATCCTCCAGTAACACTGCTTAAATTATAAGAACCAGCCAAAGAATATCCTATACCATAAGCAACGAATACTGATAATATCCCCATACTCACATTGAATATTTGAATAAAATTTCCTGTGAAATTTTTAGCAAAATTATCATACCAACCCATATATAAAAAATTACTTTTATCTGTAAAAGGTAAATTAAATATCAAAAGTACAAAAGAACCTACTATTAAGAAAGGCATAGTATAAATAAATGCATCTTTAATAGCATTTAAATATCTGTTATTAGCTAATTTAGCTGCTGCTGGTGTTATTTTATTTTCTATAAAATTAATAATTTTGTCGTTCATATTTTTTATCCTTATTTTTTAATTATCTTGTAAAGTTTTAGCATAAGCATTGATGAAAGGAGTATATATTAAATATGATAATAATACTAAACATAAACTCAAAACCATAGCAGGAATATTGAAATTTGATGCTATCAAAGCTCCTAAAGGTCCCGGTGTAGTCCAAGTTACAAGAGCTATAATTTTTCCTACAATACCTATTTTCAAAACTGTATATGCTATTACAGCATTAATTATAGGAACACAAATAAAAGGTATAAATAATATAGGGTTCATAACAATGGGAGTACCAAACATAATAGGCTCATTTATGTTGAATATTCCCGGTATTATAGAAACCCTGCCTATAGATTTTAAATGCTCATTTTTACTTAATGCCATAGCTATTGCTAAACCTAATGTAGCACCTGCTCCTCCTATATATACATAAACATTAAAGAACTCTCCTGCTACTACTTTGGGGAAAGCCTCTCCAGCCTGTAAAGCTGCCTGATTCAAAGCTAAATTTGATAATGTTATTATGCTGATTATTGCATTGATTACATTTGCCCCATGTATACCTACAAACCATAATATATGTATAATTAAAAGAAGTATTATTACCAATGCTAAACTATCTGACATTGACAGTAAAGGAGAAGTTATATTATCTATTAGTTTAGAAGTTAACATAAGTAATTTTTTCTGTATTATTATATTTATTATTTGGAATAATATTCCCACAACAGCTATAGGTATTATTATTTCAAAAGATTTTGCTATTGCCGGGGGTACGGAATCAGGGAGTTTTATAGTCATTTTTTTGCTTACTAAGGATCTATAAATTTCTATTGAAATTATACCGCCTATTATAGCAGAGAATATTCCTTCAGCACCTAAAAATCTTGCATCTAATACATTAATATTACTTGCGGCTTCTACTAAAAATATTCCGGCAAAATCTTCAGAAACAGATAAAGCACTTACTTTAGCCGATATAATTAAAAATGCAAATAAAGATAAGAACCCTCCAGTAACACTGCTTAAATTATAAGAAGCAGCCAAAGAATATCCTATACCATAGGCAATAAATAATGATAATAAGCCCATACTTACATTGAATATTTGAATGAAATGTCCTGAAAATGCAGCTGTAAAATTATCATACCATTCAATATATAAAAAGCTATTTTCATCTTTAAAAGGTAGGTTAAATATTAAAAGTATAAAAGAGCCTACTATTAAAAACGGCGTAATATAATCAAATGCATCTTTTATTGATGAGAGATATCTATTATTTGATAATTTAGCTGCAAATGGAGCTATTTTGTTTTCTATATAACTAATAATTTTATCATTCATAATATGTTCTAATATTAACAGATTATAATTTTAAATTTAAAGCAAAATCTAATATCTTAGCTCCATCCATTTTTCCATAGTCTTTAAAATCTATAACATCTAATGGCTTTCCTTTAGCATTAGCTTTTTTAGTTAGTTCATTTTTCATGTATTTAACCTGAGGTCCTAATAGGAAAATATCATAACTATCCGCTAATTCTTCAAATCTTGAAATACTTGCAGCTTCTATCTCTGCATCGATATTGTCTGCTTTAGCTTTATCCTGCATCTTTTTTACTATCATACTGGTAGACATACCAGCAGAACATAAAAGTAAAATCTTTTTCATGCTTTGCTCCTTTTTTTATTTTTCACAATAATAATGTTTTTAAAAAATAACTCAAACAATAAAATTTCAGTATTAATATGGTAATTTATTAGCTTTTTCTTTTTATAAAAAAGTATATAATAAAAGGAAAAATTATACAATAAAGTTATATTTATGAATATTAAGTATATAAAAGAAATATTATCACTGTTGTCAACAGATTCATATATAACTGCTGAAGCCTTATCAAAACAATTAAATGTAAGTGAAAAAACAATCAGAACAAAGATAAGAGAAATCAATTATGAATTGCAGAAACTTAATATAAATATAGAATCAAAACCTAGATACGGATATAAATTGGTATGTGATAATTATGATAATTTTAAATCTATTGATTTTTTATCTAATATTAATAATGATATTGATTACAGAATTAGAATTATTTTTAAATATTTATTAGAAATGAATAGTGAATATATAAAGACTGATGATATATGCGATTCTTTAGATGTATCTAAAACTACTTTAACAAATATATTCAAGATTATGGAATATAATTTAAAATATTATAATCTTACACTTGAAAGAAGACCTAATTATGGCATAAGATTAATAGGAAATGAATTTGATATAAGAAATTTTATAATATGTAATTATTTAAATGATTTTTTATATGAAAATAATATGAATGAAAAATTAATAAGTATAATTATAAATTTTCTCAATAAATATGAAATAAAATTTTCAGAAATTAATTTAGAAAATTTTATTCAATATATAAATGTTTCAATAAGCAGAATAAAAAATAATAATTTTATATGTGATTGTGAGAATGATATTGTTAAAGATATAG
It encodes the following:
- a CDS encoding AAA family ATPase, which produces MFTYVKLKNYKSLVDFEVDLTSSKNNPKKMIIIYGENGAGKTNFINAFFTLFETLNTKIHYDKINKLINENLDNKNNLDIIKDIFKSTDYIINDSKTIGSNGNMVLEFGFILKDKESNKDKNGVYYIETDNKNIVKEKLEYTLTKNKTIYFEIDSKKKYINKSLFKEKYYNEIKDLIDKFWGKHSFLSILLFERNDKTKQYIDDNIKKNIFDVIEYFLSMSIHLEKNKSIKIGKISSLKDVIINMDKGIIKKNDEHKLKFTEEILNDFFTSIYSDVKKVFYKKKIKEDRILYNLFFKKRVYGKMIDVNFDLESNGTQKLLKLLPFLLTSLDEQKPRVVAVDELDSGIHDLLTSEILVSLFNNINGQFFITTHNTTILESNIDKDSIYVFNIDSIGNKILVPIKSYENEHPNINFRKRYLNGIYNGIPITSGIDFEDILKK
- the purH gene encoding bifunctional phosphoribosylaminoimidazolecarboxamide formyltransferase/IMP cyclohydrolase, producing the protein MIKRALISVFYKDGILEFAKFLASKNVEIVSTGGTYKYLKENGINVIEVAEVTGAKEMLDGRVKTLDPKIHGAILAIRDNPTHMETIKERGITPIDMVIVNLYPFFEKVQDDSLKFEEKIEFIDIGGPTMLRSAAKSFKDVVVISDVKDYDLVKNEMEKGEVSFETKKYLASKVFNLTSAYDAAVSEFMFNSLESKEDKKLNYLNMSYRLEEKLRYGENPHQGASYYVSTTDKGSMKDFEQLNGKELSFNNIRDMDIALKIVLEFDEAKNEYACSAIKHSTPCGAALGSNVLEAYTRTYNCDPTSIFGGIVAFNSTVDEDTAKELIKIFLEIVIAKDFTPEALEVLKSKKNLRVIKYKTNTSDKINLVKVDGGLLVQDEDSVLVEDYKVVTDKKPTEEEMKNLIFGMKVVKYAKSNAIVVIKDFMAKGIGSGQTNRIWACEDALERAGDGVVMASDAFFPFRDVVDACAKYNIKAIIQPGGSMRDQESIDACNEHGIAMIFTGIRHFKH
- a CDS encoding rhodanese-like domain-containing protein — protein: MNNALTLIIGIILTFIILSTIRKIIFNIRSKGKFKNINVNDAVSIYKNNKNIGLIDVRSYMEVQQSGYIKNSINIPLDDSKFNEKMSKLDKDKEYIVYCASGNRSGTACMRMYKLGFTNINNLINAGYFQLSSHLK
- a CDS encoding TenA family protein — translated: MKFSEIVWKKNEGLYKKIIDMPFNKELMEGTLDKEKFAYYIEQDSLYLKYYSKVLATISSKINNNADYAIAFLKSSMNAYIVEEEIVHKYFRDAFQLKNTNKITTANIGYTSFLINTTHTEAFEAAAAAILPCFWIYNEVGKHIKENAKIENNPYKNWIDAYADEEFSKSTENMIKIIDELYNNASDYVKEKMIIAFDIAFVWEYRFWNDAYNLDDFYNV
- a CDS encoding peptide ABC transporter substrate-binding protein, whose product is MTSIQKFIILLFLFVSFISCKKQTKNIKDEITVNLGYELNTIDPTLNDETYGYIYINHAFEGLLNKDINGNIVEGVAEKWDISDDKLTYTFHLRDNAKWSDGKKVTADDFVYSYRRAADPKTASPLSYLMEYIKNAKDIIRGKQSVENLGVTAIDENTLVIELEEPTIYFTDLLASGGVYMPVREDIIEKYGDDWTWNPDTYICNGAYKMTERKPDEKIVFEINTNYWNYTNQVSKKINFVLIADEYISLNAVRTGDVDFSINAPPIGEIENLIKENLMAVSDIIGIYYIDLNTKDKTLSDKRVRKALSLAIDRNYIVSNIGYGKLISAEAFVPPAVKGLEKSFREESSNYIIANNYNKNVEEARKLLAEAGYPNGENFPILELKVSSGFYTTVMEAVQQMWKEALNIEIAVRTEESKITLPFRESGNYQMARTSWTGDYNDPLTMLQIMTSDSDINYGGFSNERYDSLIDFAITATNAKKRMGALKEAESILFEEVPIIPFIYRTDFLVVNPKLKNYIDEPLGRYKFNYAYIEE
- a CDS encoding PTS lactose/cellobiose transporter subunit IIA — protein: MTQDYETFMEENVFPIIALAGESKSLAYEALRLAKENKFEESDKKMNEADQLLLQSHQYQTDLISKEANGESFVINLLFIHAQDHLMTAISEKNLINELIDILKMNHK
- a CDS encoding DUF871 domain-containing protein, coding for MKELGISIYPFHSKMEDNKSYIDLASKYGFTRCFMCLLSVDKSKDEITNEFSTIINYAKEKGIRTTLDISPAVFKHLDIDYKNLDFFHKLGAWAVRLDLGFTGNEESLMTYNEYDLKIELNMSNDTNYLDNIMKYYPNTDNLIGCYNFYPHAYTGLDRTLFKNSMKRFKKYSISSSAFVNAKEAAFGPWPVSDGICSLEEHRNMPIDIQAMELFALGVDCVFIANCYANENTLKTLYNMDKRLITFKAELVNSIPKEEKSIVLNMLHQNRLDASADVIRSSDTRAKYRGHNFKIFNAVSDIKRGDILIDSSEYGSYSGEMQIALKDLKNTGRTNVVGRIKDEYLFLLDYISPAKRFIIIE
- the celB gene encoding PTS cellobiose transporter subunit IIC yields the protein MNDKIINFIENKITPAAAKLANNRYLNAIKDAFIYTMPFLIVGSFVLLIFNLPFTDKSNFLYMGWYDNFAKNFTGNFIQIFNVSMGILSVFVAYGIGYSLAGSYNLSSVTGGFLSLFAFFLIAAKVNALSVAEDFAGIFLVEAGSNINVLDARFLDAKGIFSAIIGGIISIEIYRFLVSKKMTIKLPDSVPPAIAKSFEIIIPIAVVGVLFQIINIIIQKNMMILVPNLIMKIISPLLSISDSLPSVIILLLVIHILWFVGIHGANVVNAVITTITLSNLALNQAALQAGEALPKVVAGEFFNVYVYIGGAGATLGLAIAMALSKNAHLKSIGRLSVIPGLFNINEPIMFGTPVVMNPILFIPFICVPIINAIIAYTVLKIGIVGKIVSLVPWTTPGPLGAFLSTNLSVPAMILSLCLVLLSYLIYTPFINAYAKTLPDNE